A genomic window from Elaeis guineensis isolate ETL-2024a chromosome 3, EG11, whole genome shotgun sequence includes:
- the LOC105041242 gene encoding chloroplastic group IIB intron splicing facilitator CRS2, chloroplastic encodes MLIAISSLTPCYSFLPPLTSIPSPNSARRRLFLLPAKPSRRAVASLPEPSEGAKVEYTPWLIAGLGNPGNKYHGTRHNVGFEMVDRISQDVGISLNTLQSKALIGIGAIGEVPILLAKPQAYMNYSGESVGTLAAYYQVPLRHILLIYDEMSLPNGVMRLQPKGGHGHHNGVKSVMEHLDGCRTFPRLCIGIGNPPGKMDMRAFLLQKFSAEEREQVNAALDQGVEAVRTLVLKGFNSSIDRFNLVQKYKHHKV; translated from the exons ATGCTGATCGCCATCTCTTCTCTAACCCCTTGTTATTCCTTTCTTCCCCCTCTCACCTCTATCCCCAGCCCTAATTCCGCGCGCCGTCGCCTTTTCCTCCTCCCGGCCAAACCTTCCCGCCGCGCTGTCGCATCGCTGCCCGAACCGTCGGAGGGAGCCAAGGTGGAGTACACGCCGTGGCTCATCGCGGGCCTCGGTAACCCTGGCAACAAGTACCACGGCACCAGGCACAAC GTTGGGTTCGAAATGGTTGACCGCATCTCGCAAGACGTGGGGATTTCTTTGAATACGCTACAGTCCAAGGCGCTGATAGGAATCG GTGCGATTGGAGAAGTGCCCATTCTGCTGGCGAAGCCGCAGGCCTACATGAACTACAGCGGAGAGTCG GTGGGGACACTTGCTGCATATTACCAAGTACCACTGCGGCATATCCTACTG ATTTATGATGAAATGAGCTTACCAAATGGTGTCATGAGGCTTCAACCTAAGGGTGGTCATGGACATCATAATGG GGTAAAGAGCGTCATGGAGCATTTGGATGGTTGCCGTACCTTTCCTCGCCTTTGCATAG GGATTGGCAATCCACCTGGAAAAATGGATATGAGAGCTTTCCTGCTACAGAAATTTAGTGCAGAGGAACGCGAGCAG GTGAATGCTGCTCTGGATCAAGGGGTGGAGGCTGTGAGGACTCTTGTACTCAAAGGTTTCAATAGTAGCATTGACCGGTTTAATTTGGTGCAGAAGTACAAGCACCACAAAGTTTGA
- the LOC105041241 gene encoding uncharacterized protein gives MAAIKGPRPGSNHQQFYSKSLFPELDDPVPFQSKDFSLPPMRRGSMYSVYAEIREWKLRRKKAEVNSMSATLTKRTATSSVSRSVPDFSMDFRKENRKPAAPLPPTGPRLHALMTPPRPMVPKAELRRLGSTPESRAEEKRGGNGLFERRKSYSCLKEWKECGVVASLAIDEEAKRGQSARKGIIKKTVSSFQQTTTWMG, from the coding sequence ATGGCAGCGATCAAAGGACCGCGTCCAGGCTCAAACCATCAGCAGTTCTATTCCAAATCCCTCTTCCCAGAACTCGACGATCCAGTCCCCTTCCAGTCCAAAGATTTTTCCCTTCCCCCCATGCGGCGTGGATCCATGTATTCAGTCTATGCCGAGATCAGAGAGTGGAAGCTGAGGAGGAAGAAAGCAGAGGTGAATTCTATGAGCGCCACTCTTACCAAGAGAACGGCAACCTCGTCGGTTTCTCGCTCTGTTCCAGATTTCTCGATGGATTTTAGGAAGGAGAATAGGAAGCCGGCTGCTCCCCTGCCGCCGACCGGCCCGCGGTTGCATGCGTTGATGACTCCCCCTCGGCCGATGGTTCCGAAGGCTGAGCTGAGGAGACTAGGGAGCACACCGGAGAGCAGGGctgaggagaagagaggaggaaatGGGTTGTTTGAGAGGAGGAAGAGCTACTCCTGCCTCAAAGAATGGAAGGAGTGTGGGGTGGTTGCGTCGttggccatcgacgaggaagcaAAACGAGGGCAAAGTGCGAGGAAAGGGATCATCAAGAAGACTGTCTCCAGTTTCCAGCAAACAACGACATGGATGGGTTGA